A region from the Leptolyngbya subtilissima AS-A7 genome encodes:
- a CDS encoding KGK domain-containing protein, with protein sequence MLSSSLSNNLHSSFIQSHGIDLKANNILNDGIVCKVPGPESSGWKAGKLEIRIQLNFIPDTPQELEGVSQQENGSESDLDELRRVV encoded by the coding sequence ATTTTAAGTTCAAGTCTTTCAAACAACCTTCACAGTTCTTTTATTCAAAGTCATGGAATAGATCTGAAAGCCAATAATATTCTCAATGACGGAATAGTTTGCAAAGTACCAGGTCCAGAGTCTTCTGGATGGAAGGCTGGAAAATTGGAGATTCGAATTCAGCTAAATTTTATTCCAGATACTCCTCAAGAGCTTGAAGGTGTTAGCCAACAGGAGAATGGTAGTGAATCTGATTTAGACGAACTAAGAAGGGTTGTATAG